From the Campylobacter volucris genome, the window AGGATTTTTTGATATTCCTAAACAAAACAACACAAATGTTTTTCAAGATTTAATCAATCAAAAAATTTCAAACTATTTAAAAGAAGAACCTGTTAAAAAAACTACTTTTAATAAAACTAAAGAAAACGATTCAACATCATTGCTATCATCAGCTTTAAAAAACATAGATTTGTCTAAAAAAACTAAAGAGCTTGATAAAAAAGATGATATTAAAAAACTTGACTTAAAAGAACATATCGATGAAAAAATTCAGCTTAATAACGAAAAAGAAATAAAAGATAAAAAAATTATTGATAATCCTTTAGAGACAACCAAAACAAAAACTACTTCTAAATTAAATGATGTAGAAATTATCAATCTTGCTCAAAATTCCAATAAAGATTTAACTCAAGATAAGAAAAAAATTGATAAAAAAATAAACACAGAAGAGCTAAAAATAACAAACAATGAAGAAAGTTTTTCCAAAAAAATAAATTCTGTTTTAGAAAATTCAAAAGAATTAAAAACTGAGCCTGCTAATACAAAAAATCAAACTTCACAAGTTCAACAAGCTCAGCAAATTCAGCAAGAAAATAAAATAAATTTAGAAAATTTGTTAAGTTCTCAAGATAAAACTTTAAAAACTCAAAAAAATGAGCAAAACTCTACCATGTTTAGTGATATATTTAAAAATACTCAAGAGCATACAAAAAATGATGAGCAAACACCACAAGAAAATTTAAATTCTTTTGTAAAAGACATGAATAGAGTATCGAATAATTTTATTAAAAATCAAAACATACCAATGAAAGAAACTTTTAATGATTTTGCTCAAGAATTTAAAGAAAAGGTAGAAAGTTATAAAGCACCTATTACTAGATTTAGCATTACTTTAAATCCTCATAATTTAGGAGAAGTTGAAGTAACATTGGTTCAAAGAGGATCTAATCTAAACATCAGTTTTAACTCAAATCAAAACACACTAAATCTTTTCATACAACACCAAGCAGAATTTAAAAATGCTTTGGTAAATATGGGATTTACTAACTTAGAAATGAATTTTAGCGATCAAGGAAGAAAAGAACAAAACCAACAACAAAAACACAAGCAAAACAACAATCACAAAGAAGATAAGGTGAATTTTGAAAAAGAAATTCAAGAAAAACCAAGCTTAGAAATGGTTTTAGCAAAATATTTCTAAATGGAATATTTTTTGCTTGATAGTTAAAAAACTATAAAAAAGGATTTTTATGTCAAATATCAACACACAAAATTTACAAAGTCTTTTGACTGCAAACACAAGAGATGCTCAAAGTCCTTTAGCAGCTAGTGCAAGAAATGCTCAAAATCCTTCCACTGCCAATACAAGAGATGTTAAAAACACAAAAGATGATTCTCATATAGAACAGGGCAATGATGGTATAGTAAGCAACCCTGGTGCAGAACTTGACAAAGATGCTTTCTTAAAACTTCTTTTGATAGAGCTTCAGCACCAAGATCCAACAGATCCTATGGACACAGAAAAAATGCTTACTCAAACAGCTCAGCTTTCAGCACTTGAAATGCAAGATAATACTAATAAAACTATGACTCAATTAGTTGGAGCGATGACGAAACTACAAAATTCCATCGCAGCAAGCACAGGTATGAGCGCACTAGCTGCTGTTGGAAAACTTGCAACTGTTAGAGATAATTATCTTATAGTAGCAGATGATGATATACAATTTCAAATCAATATGTATTTACCTAAAGAACCTCAAAAAGGTAATAAAACAGATGTTGAAACTAAAGAATTTGAGCTTAAGAAAAATGGTGAAGATAAATTAGATATCACAGGTAAAGTAGATAAAGAAGTTGCAAAACCTGGTGATACCATCCACATTAAATTAAAAGATGATAAAGGCCAAGAAGAGACAGTTCAAGCTGTTGTAGGAGAAGATCAAACATTTAAAATATTAGGTCATACACCAAGTGTTGATATCAAAACTGCTAAGATTGATTCAGCTTATAAATCTGATAGTGCTCCTGTTACTTTTACAATTTATAACGAAGCTGGAGATCCTGTTAGAACTATGAGTGTTAAAGATATGAGCGCTGGTATGAAACAAATAGTATGGGATAGAACTGATGATAGTGGAAATCCTGTACCATCTGGAAAATACTATGTTAGAGCAAGCTATGTAGCAGAAGGTGGCGAAACAGTCAATTCAACTTATGGTGCATACCCTATAACCGGTGTTAAATTCGAAGAAGGTGAAGCCTTAGTTGGGATGGGCGGTAGCTGGGTTAAATGGGAAGATATTAAAGAGATTACAGGATAAAATATGTTTACAGCATTTTATAATGGAGTAAATGGAGTAAAATCCCAAAGTTATGGTATAGACAATACCGCTCATAATATCTCTAATGTTAATACAGTAGGTTTTAAATACTCTGAAGTTGGATTTAAAGATGTATTTTATAGCACTTTAACAACCCAATCTTACAATAATGGTCAAGTAGGATATGGCTCAGTAGCTGGATCTGCAACAGATATATTTGAACAAGGTCCTTTAGTAGCAACCGATCATGAATTTGATGTAGCTATAAATGGAAAAGGATTTTTTGGAGTATCTAATGGCAATGGGGTGTATTATACTAGAAACGGAGCTTTTAGACCTGATGCTAATGGAAATTTAGTAGATGCTAATGGAAACTATGTCTTAGGAACTATGAATCCATCATTACAAGAAATTCAATTAAGCGATAGAGTTTCAAATATGTTTGGACAACAATTTGGTCAAAAAGTAACCACTGCTATCACAGGAAAACCTGGAGAAAATTTCCAAATAGGAGGGGTTAATACCCAAGGTCCAATTTCTGTTCCTAAAAATCTTTATTTACCACCTCAACCAACCCAAAATATAACTTGGAGTGGAAATTTAGACACAAGCACTAAAACTGAAGCTGTAAAGGTTGATGTTGATATTAAAAAAATTAATTTTAAACAAAACGAAGATGGCACTGTAAATATTTCAGGTAGTGTTAAAGATGATAAAATATTTGGATTAAAACCTGGTGATAGTATTTATTTTACCATAGCAGATGAAAAAGGAGCTACTCAAACCCTAGAAGCTAAGTTGGATGAAAATTTTGCTTTTACTTTAGAAAATAAAAAATTAGACAAAATTGATACTACAACTGCCAAGCTTCAAGAAGCACACTTAAGCGTAGAAAAAGAAGTAGCTGATAGCACCGAATTATCAGCAAAATTGATTAATCCTGATGGTTCTACAAGCTGGGTAAAAGTTAAACTAGATAGAGTCTTACCTCAAAATGGAACCAATTTAGAATACAAAGCCGTAGCGCAAGTATATGATCAAGATGGAAACAAAACAGGCGGGACAACAGAAGGCTTAATAACTT encodes:
- a CDS encoding flagellar hook-length control protein FliK gives rise to the protein MSNVQTNEALNLLSLTPKNENITKDQEKGDGEEFLKSLIQAIDEKSASLPKDYKTPEKKDTKDIKDTKDLVLPNDIKALDDKDALKLFENANFIQILSLLEVLQSDSKDIKLNKLVKDNFALLSVEKNIHKLKSIKNINELLNIAKDLGLNIKNIKFEQIKDLKEAFPNLDKKGFFDIPKQNNTNVFQDLINQKISNYLKEEPVKKTTFNKTKENDSTSLLSSALKNIDLSKKTKELDKKDDIKKLDLKEHIDEKIQLNNEKEIKDKKIIDNPLETTKTKTTSKLNDVEIINLAQNSNKDLTQDKKKIDKKINTEELKITNNEESFSKKINSVLENSKELKTEPANTKNQTSQVQQAQQIQQENKINLENLLSSQDKTLKTQKNEQNSTMFSDIFKNTQEHTKNDEQTPQENLNSFVKDMNRVSNNFIKNQNIPMKETFNDFAQEFKEKVESYKAPITRFSITLNPHNLGEVEVTLVQRGSNLNISFNSNQNTLNLFIQHQAEFKNALVNMGFTNLEMNFSDQGRKEQNQQQKHKQNNNHKEDKVNFEKEIQEKPSLEMVLAKYF
- a CDS encoding flagellar hook assembly protein FlgD; protein product: MSNINTQNLQSLLTANTRDAQSPLAASARNAQNPSTANTRDVKNTKDDSHIEQGNDGIVSNPGAELDKDAFLKLLLIELQHQDPTDPMDTEKMLTQTAQLSALEMQDNTNKTMTQLVGAMTKLQNSIAASTGMSALAAVGKLATVRDNYLIVADDDIQFQINMYLPKEPQKGNKTDVETKEFELKKNGEDKLDITGKVDKEVAKPGDTIHIKLKDDKGQEETVQAVVGEDQTFKILGHTPSVDIKTAKIDSAYKSDSAPVTFTIYNEAGDPVRTMSVKDMSAGMKQIVWDRTDDSGNPVPSGKYYVRASYVAEGGETVNSTYGAYPITGVKFEEGEALVGMGGSWVKWEDIKEITG
- a CDS encoding flagellar hook protein FlgE, with the translated sequence MFTAFYNGVNGVKSQSYGIDNTAHNISNVNTVGFKYSEVGFKDVFYSTLTTQSYNNGQVGYGSVAGSATDIFEQGPLVATDHEFDVAINGKGFFGVSNGNGVYYTRNGAFRPDANGNLVDANGNYVLGTMNPSLQEIQLSDRVSNMFGQQFGQKVTTAITGKPGENFQIGGVNTQGPISVPKNLYLPPQPTQNITWSGNLDTSTKTEAVKVDVDIKKINFKQNEDGTVNISGSVKDDKIFGLKPGDSIYFTIADEKGATQTLEAKLDENFAFTLENKKLDKIDTTTAKLQEAHLSVEKEVADSTELSAKLINPDGSTSWVKVKLDRVLPQNGTNLEYKAVAQVYDQDGNKTGGTTEGLITFNESGALVSNTLTSIDNNGVRVNINLGSYYDPNIPNSGYDGLHALKNKQPSVHTKTDGLGEGFLNNYAINTDGTIIATFTNGEQIPIAKLALFNFMNEQGLEKLGENLYGQTSNSGAPTFLLSDNGTFSTASFKGSYLEQSNVDLSIEFTNLITLQKAYDSSSKSITTADQMIQKAINMKR